From Bacillus basilensis, a single genomic window includes:
- a CDS encoding GNAT family N-acetyltransferase produces MNLQHVEQIEKDPILNVLQYAVGPSETSLKKAVVFYERNTGTLYRYEEKACIGIEIFGANKAKICHIAVAPQYRKKGIALQMIREVVRIHQLTYVEAETDKEAVEFYKKIGFKVKSLGEKYPGIERFHLYFKNKT; encoded by the coding sequence ATGAATTTGCAACACGTTGAACAAATTGAGAAAGATCCCATTTTAAATGTACTACAGTATGCAGTTGGACCAAGTGAAACTAGCTTAAAGAAAGCAGTTGTATTTTATGAAAGGAATACAGGCACATTGTATAGATATGAAGAAAAGGCTTGTATAGGTATTGAAATATTCGGCGCAAATAAAGCGAAAATTTGCCACATAGCAGTCGCTCCACAATATCGTAAAAAAGGAATTGCGTTGCAAATGATAAGGGAAGTAGTAAGAATACATCAATTGACTTATGTAGAAGCAGAGACAGATAAAGAGGCAGTAGAATTTTATAAGAAAATTGGTTTTAAGGTTAAAAGTTTAGGAGAAAAATATCCGGGGATAGAAAGATTTCATTTGTATTTTAAAAATAAAACATAA
- a CDS encoding GNAT family N-acetyltransferase, which translates to MIRLLAKEDVKKYWDLRLQALQVNSEAFVTTYEEAICQENPIKRVESNLTATTSCTFGAFNEDHKLVGVVTLLTEEKEAYKHKGHIVAMYVDASNRRSGLARELIRKAIERAREMDLEQLNLGVVSTNEPAKKLYESMGFKTYGIEKRAIKMNGVYSDDEHMVLFF; encoded by the coding sequence ATGATTCGATTACTTGCGAAAGAAGATGTGAAAAAATATTGGGATTTACGTTTACAAGCATTACAAGTAAACTCAGAGGCATTTGTAACAACTTATGAAGAGGCGATTTGTCAGGAAAATCCTATTAAGCGAGTGGAAAGTAATTTAACAGCTACTACTAGTTGTACATTCGGTGCTTTTAATGAGGATCATAAATTAGTTGGAGTTGTCACTTTACTAACAGAGGAAAAAGAGGCGTATAAACATAAAGGTCATATCGTTGCGATGTATGTAGATGCAAGCAATCGAAGAAGTGGCCTTGCACGTGAGTTAATACGCAAGGCAATTGAAAGAGCAAGAGAAATGGACTTGGAACAATTGAACTTAGGTGTTGTGTCCACAAACGAGCCAGCAAAAAAGTTGTATGAATCAATGGGCTTTAAAACGTATGGGATTGAAAAGAGAGCTATAAAGATGAATGGTGTGTATAGTGATGATGAACATATGGTGCTGTTCTTTTAA
- a CDS encoding transposase, translating to MGKIRVTYDVEFKKKAVDLYLKEGMSYKTIATELGIHHSVVSRWVKHFEAEGIKGLEEKRGKAKGPGLGRPRTKPENSEAKIKRLEAENAMLKKLLGM from the coding sequence GTGGGCAAAATTAGGGTCACTTACGATGTGGAATTTAAGAAAAAAGCTGTAGATTTATATTTAAAAGAAGGTATGAGCTATAAAACTATTGCGACAGAATTAGGTATTCATCATTCAGTTGTAAGTCGATGGGTGAAACACTTCGAAGCTGAAGGTATCAAAGGACTAGAAGAAAAACGTGGGAAAGCAAAAGGTCCCGGTTTAGGTAGACCAAGAACGAAACCCGAAAATTCAGAGGCTAAGATTAAACGATTAGAAGCGGAGAATGCGATGTTAAAAAAGCTCTTAGGAATGTAA
- a CDS encoding nucleotidyltransferase domain-containing protein, whose protein sequence is MKAMEAAKSIITSQFPNCDVALLGGSVARGEATKTSDLDIVIVDHSLTSCYRESFYSNGWPVEVFVHNFETYKTFFKMDCDRGRPSLPQLVSEGIVLKGDNEMIEKLKREANDLLNKGPAKWTEEMMKQKRYFITDTLDDFIGASKREEELFIANLLADLLHEYVLRVNGKWLGNSKWFIRVLRRYDEQYADQFVAAFDHFYTTGEKRKLITFVEKTLEQYGGRMFEGFSIGK, encoded by the coding sequence ATGAAAGCAATGGAAGCGGCAAAAAGCATAATTACATCACAATTTCCGAATTGTGATGTAGCTTTACTTGGAGGAAGCGTTGCAAGAGGAGAAGCCACAAAAACATCTGATCTGGACATTGTAATAGTTGATCATAGTTTAACGTCTTGTTATCGAGAATCTTTCTATAGTAATGGATGGCCTGTTGAAGTGTTTGTACATAATTTTGAAACGTATAAAACCTTTTTTAAAATGGATTGTGATCGCGGGAGACCTTCATTGCCACAATTAGTTTCAGAGGGGATTGTATTAAAAGGTGACAATGAAATGATTGAGAAATTAAAAAGAGAAGCAAATGATTTACTAAATAAAGGACCAGCTAAATGGACTGAAGAAATGATGAAACAGAAGCGGTATTTTATTACGGATACTTTGGATGATTTTATTGGTGCATCAAAAAGAGAAGAAGAATTGTTTATCGCGAATTTATTAGCTGATTTATTACATGAATATGTATTAAGAGTAAATGGTAAATGGCTTGGAAATTCAAAATGGTTTATAAGGGTACTTAGAAGATATGATGAACAATACGCAGATCAATTTGTAGCAGCATTCGATCATTTTTATACAACGGGAGAAAAAAGAAAATTAATTACTTTTGTAGAAAAAACGCTAGAACAGTATGGAGGAAGAATGTTCGAAGGGTTTTCTATAGGAAAATAA
- a CDS encoding multidrug resistance efflux transporter family protein: MKAIAIGILASFFFAFTFVLNRAMDLEGGSWIWSASLRYYFMVPMLLLIVMYRGNLKQLFQYMKNNPKEWLVWSIVGFGLFYAPLSFAGAFGPGWLVASTWQITIVAGILLTPFFAVDPLHKKLPMKELVMSGIILCGVVLMQVEHASSLGIRETVLCVVPVLIAAFAYPLGNRKMMQVCKGELDVFQRVLGMTLASLPFWFLLSGYEVSTGGLPSSSQVFQCFIVAVSSGLIATVLFFFATDLVKDDPQKLATVEATQSGEVLFALVGELILLSAPIPSSLSWIGMSLVIVGMILHSYVAVVVKKEEKITA, encoded by the coding sequence ATGAAAGCTATTGCAATAGGGATATTGGCATCATTTTTCTTTGCCTTTACCTTCGTTTTAAACCGTGCGATGGACTTAGAGGGTGGAAGCTGGATTTGGAGTGCATCATTACGGTATTACTTCATGGTTCCAATGCTTTTGCTTATTGTCATGTATAGAGGAAACTTAAAGCAACTCTTTCAATATATGAAAAATAATCCGAAAGAATGGTTAGTGTGGAGTATCGTTGGATTTGGTCTCTTCTATGCACCACTTAGTTTTGCCGGAGCTTTTGGACCTGGTTGGCTTGTTGCCTCAACATGGCAAATTACGATCGTCGCAGGGATTTTGTTAACACCATTTTTTGCAGTAGATCCATTACATAAAAAACTTCCAATGAAGGAATTAGTTATGTCGGGTATTATTTTATGCGGTGTTGTACTTATGCAAGTAGAACATGCTTCTTCATTAGGAATTCGTGAAACCGTTTTATGTGTCGTTCCTGTACTTATTGCAGCGTTTGCGTATCCTCTTGGAAATCGAAAAATGATGCAAGTTTGTAAAGGGGAATTAGATGTATTCCAGCGAGTTCTCGGTATGACATTAGCAAGTTTACCATTTTGGTTTTTATTATCAGGTTATGAAGTATCAACAGGCGGACTACCGTCAAGTAGCCAAGTTTTTCAATGTTTTATTGTAGCTGTTAGTTCTGGTTTAATCGCGACCGTACTATTCTTCTTTGCGACAGATCTTGTAAAAGATGATCCACAAAAACTAGCAACAGTAGAAGCAACTCAGTCTGGTGAAGTTTTATTTGCGCTAGTAGGAGAACTTATCTTGCTATCTGCGCCAATTCCGTCATCTTTATCTTGGATTGGCATGAGCCTCGTTATTGTTGGAATGATACTACATAGTTATGTAGCGGTCGTTGTGAAGAAAGAAGAAAAAATAACTGCGTAA
- a CDS encoding GNAT family N-acetyltransferase yields the protein MNVPFVQLRELTLDDVEDRYQWSLDTKVTKYLVVPDQYPPFTREDTKKWIEACINRKNGYEQRAITAENGIHIGWVDLKNFDKTNKNAELGIAIGNKEYWGKGYGIAALYSMLYQAFFAFKLEKVWLRVDEDNFQARKSYEKAGFVCEGLMRNDRLRQGKFIHRYRYSMLREEYESLNGLL from the coding sequence ATGAATGTTCCATTCGTTCAATTAAGAGAACTGACACTAGATGATGTAGAAGATCGATATCAATGGTCATTAGATACAAAAGTAACAAAGTATTTAGTTGTACCAGATCAATATCCACCGTTCACTCGTGAAGATACGAAAAAATGGATTGAAGCATGTATAAATCGAAAAAATGGTTATGAACAAAGAGCCATCACTGCAGAGAACGGCATACATATTGGATGGGTAGATCTTAAAAACTTTGATAAAACAAATAAAAATGCAGAACTGGGAATCGCGATTGGTAATAAAGAATACTGGGGTAAAGGGTATGGAATAGCAGCCCTATATAGTATGTTATATCAAGCATTCTTTGCATTTAAATTAGAAAAAGTTTGGCTACGTGTAGATGAAGATAATTTTCAAGCTAGAAAGAGTTATGAAAAGGCTGGTTTTGTTTGTGAAGGACTAATGAGAAATGATCGATTACGTCAAGGGAAGTTCATTCATCGTTATCGTTATAGTATGTTAAGAGAAGAATACGAATCTTTAAATGGTTTATTATAA
- a CDS encoding DinB family protein, translating into MKDLRLEKNMNSQVAILYAMVADTFKRLQKLVEGTDEKELSFKGSENNENSIGQLLQHLAVVDLHWVYRLKGEEIPPALENKYGPLLNEIGELPSLREYTLQQLMQDYEAVQHMFHEECMKLTENDLTRDVFYEKGENATIRWGIWHIADHNRYHQAHISQLRTLYRARMHAR; encoded by the coding sequence ATGAAAGATCTCCGTTTAGAAAAAAATATGAACTCGCAAGTAGCGATTCTATATGCGATGGTTGCTGATACATTTAAACGATTGCAAAAGTTAGTAGAAGGTACTGATGAGAAAGAACTGTCCTTTAAAGGGTCAGAAAATAATGAAAATAGTATAGGACAACTACTTCAGCATTTAGCGGTGGTTGATTTACACTGGGTGTATCGTTTAAAAGGAGAAGAAATTCCACCAGCACTTGAAAATAAGTATGGACCTTTGCTGAATGAAATAGGAGAATTGCCAAGTTTAAGAGAGTACACATTGCAACAATTAATGCAAGACTACGAAGCTGTGCAACATATGTTTCATGAGGAATGTATGAAACTAACAGAAAATGATTTAACACGGGACGTTTTTTATGAAAAGGGAGAAAATGCGACTATAAGGTGGGGGATATGGCATATAGCCGATCATAATCGGTACCATCAAGCTCATATTAGTCAGTTAAGAACACTATATAGAGCTAGAATGCATGCAAGATGA
- a CDS encoding IS3 family transposase → MPAISKMRKFEVIYEILETGYTVTLLCAIAGVTRSGYYKWIKRHAVPSKKQLADTEFKKKILECHTKLRGIYGYRRIQVWLKATYNLHLNHKRIQRLMNELGIKAIIRKKRPYYGKKEAYVTSENHLNRNFQASRPNEKWVTDITYLIFNGQRLYLSAIKDLYNNEIVAYEISRRNDLKLVLDTLKKAKKKRNVKGILLHSDQGSQYTSRQYNQLLKKYQMKASMSRRGNCWDNACMENFFSHFKAECFHLTSFRKANEVKLAVRKYIHFYNHQRFQKKLNNLSPYKYRTQVT, encoded by the coding sequence GTGCCAGCTATATCCAAAATGAGAAAGTTTGAAGTGATATATGAGATATTAGAAACAGGATATACAGTTACTCTATTATGTGCCATTGCTGGTGTAACCCGAAGTGGCTATTACAAATGGATAAAGCGACACGCAGTGCCTTCTAAAAAACAATTAGCGGACACTGAATTCAAGAAAAAAATATTGGAGTGTCATACAAAACTAAGAGGGATTTATGGATATAGAAGAATACAAGTGTGGCTGAAAGCCACATATAACCTTCATTTGAATCATAAGCGTATCCAAAGATTGATGAATGAATTAGGTATCAAAGCTATAATTAGGAAAAAACGACCTTATTACGGAAAAAAAGAGGCGTATGTGACTTCAGAGAACCATCTAAATAGAAACTTTCAAGCTTCAAGACCAAATGAGAAATGGGTAACGGATATTACCTACTTAATTTTCAATGGACAGCGCTTGTACTTATCCGCCATTAAGGATTTATATAATAATGAGATTGTTGCCTATGAAATCAGTCGTAGAAATGACTTAAAGCTTGTTTTAGATACACTTAAAAAGGCAAAGAAAAAACGAAATGTGAAGGGAATCCTCTTGCATAGTGATCAAGGATCCCAGTACACCTCTCGTCAATATAATCAATTACTTAAAAAATATCAGATGAAGGCAAGTATGTCTCGAAGAGGCAACTGTTGGGATAATGCTTGCATGGAAAACTTCTTCAGTCACTTTAAGGCAGAGTGTTTTCATTTAACCTCCTTCCGTAAAGCGAATGAGGTTAAACTTGCCGTACGCAAATATATACATTTTTATAATCATCAAAGATTTCAAAAGAAATTAAATAACCTGAGTCCATATAAATATAGAACTCAGGTTACTTAG